The genome window GATCACCGGACATCCGCGGGGAGCAGACATCCATCATCAGCCACGTGCTTGAGCGTTTCATTCCGGCCGGCGTGCGGACCGTCGACCTGCGCAAGACCCTGGCCGGCGGCGAAGGGCCCTACGACGCGGGCCGGTGGGCCGAGGCCACAGGCGACCCGCGGCGGGCCTCCATGCTGCTGCGCGATTCGCCGCACGTGCGGTTTCTCGAGCAGTATCGCGCGACCGGCGAGGCGCTGTTCGAACGGCACCTGCTCGAGCAGACGCTCTACTTCAAGAACGCCGTCCAGTCCGTCAGGCTCTGCGGAAGCTATTTCGGCCACCGCACGTCCGAGGGCATCGCCGACCAGGCCCGATCGTTCGTCCGTCTCTACGAACGTACCGCGCGCGGCGACGCGACCGAAGTGGAGTTCACGTACCGGCGCCGGCACTCGGCGCCCGCGTCGCTCCCCGTTGTCCGTGAAACGCTGACGCCCAACACATTTCTCGTGAGCGACGGGCACCACCGGCTCGCGGTCGCGTGGGCGCTCGGCCGCCGCGAAGTGGTGGCGACCGCCGCGCCGCCGCGGACCCCGACGCCGCTGCAGTCGCTGGTCCTGGCCTGCGCGCAGACGCGGGGGCGCCGGGAGCTGTACCAGCCTATCCCCACCGTAGAATTCGACGGCGCGTGGAGCGTCGTGCGGCGCTGCAACGATCGGCTGGCGATGATGCTCGAGTTCCTCTCGGCGGCCGGCCGGCCGCTCGGCGGCCTCTCCGTGCTCGACGCGGCCTGCTCTTACGGGTGGTTTGTCCACGCGTTCGCACGCCGCGGCGCCGCGGCGGCCGGCGTCGATTCGGATCTGTCGGCGTTGAAGGTCGGCCGGATCGCCTACGGCCTCCGCCCGGAACAAACGGTGCACAACGATCTACAGACGTTCCTCTCATCCTGCGGCCGCAGGTGGGATGTGGTGCTGCTCCTCAGCGTGCTCCACCACTTCGTGCTGCACCCCAGGCGGGGCCGCGCGGAAGACCTCCTGCACGCGGTGGACAGGGTCGCCGGAACCTGCCTGTTCATCGACACCGGCCAGGCGCACGAACGCTGGTGGCGCGGCGCCCTCGCGCGGTGGGACGACGACTTCGTCATCGACTTCATCCGCCGGCACACATCGTTTACGCGGATCGTGCCGCTCGGGACCGATACGGATCACGCCGGCCCGTACCGCCAGAACTACGGGCGTACGCTCTTCGCCTGCCTCAGGACCTAAGAGCCGCCGCGGTTCGGCGGAGCGTCAGGCCGCGGCGCCGGCCGCCGTAAATTCGTCGATGATCGCGACGCCCGCGCTCGCGCCGATGCGTGTGGCGCCCGCCTCCAACATCGCGGCCGCCTGTGTCCAGGAGGAGACGCCGCCGGCCGCCTTGATCCCCGTCTCAGGTTTCAGGACGGACCGCAGCAGCCGCACATCGTCCGCCGACGTCGGCCGGATGCCGAGCGCCTTGAAACCGGTCGACGTCTTGATGATCTGGGCGCCGCCGCTCTCCGCGGCGCGCGCGATGACGACGGCCCGATACCGCGTCAAGAGCGGCATCTCGATGATGACCTTGAGAATGGCGCCGGGGGGCATGCCCTCCCGCACCGCCGCGACCTCTCGCGCCACGGCATCCCCATCGGCCATGCGGGCCGCCGCAAGGTTGACCACCATGTCGATCTCGTCCGCGCCCCGGTCGAGCGCGGCGCGCGCCGACGCGCGCTTCACGTCGGACAGGTCCGCGCCGAGCGGGAAACTGACGACGGCCACGACACCGGTTTTCGTGCCGGCCGTAACCCGGCGCGCCGCGGGCAGCGCCGCCGGCAACACGCACACGTGGCCGAACCCGTACGCGACCGCCGTCGCGACAAACGCCTCGATCTCGGCCGGCGAGGCGTCGGCGGCGAGCAGCGTCTGGTCGATCATCGCCGCCAGCGCGGCGCGCGTGACCGGAATCATCGGCATCCCTCCCCGCGTCGTCCCCGGGTGACAAATCGAGGAGCGCAGCGGTGTATCCGGTCGGTAACCGCCTTTCGACCGTTCCGCCGGAAGCCTGCGGTCAATCAGCCGTTCTCCGGAGTTGCCCCCCGAAGTACACTTGACCGACACGGGCCTTCCGCGTGAACGGCGGGTGATCGGCTACCTGCCGTTGTCCGCGCGCTCCCACAACAAAACGTACTCCGCGGCCGGCGTGCCGTCTATCAGATCGAGGTCGTATTTCCTGCGGGCGCCCGGCAGCGCGCGGGCCCGCGCGCCGCGGTGGACGCCGAGCGGTTGAGCGGGGTCAGGGCTCGTAGACGACCTCTCCCGCCGCGATCGTCCGGACGACTTCGAATCCGCCGTCATGCGACGGCCACCGGGCCAGCACGATGTCGGCGGCGCACCCGGGCCCCAGCGATCCGACATCCGTACGACCGAGCAGCGCCGCCGGTTGACGCGACGCCATCGCCGACGCGTCGGCGAGTCCGACTCCGGTGAACTTCATCACATTCGCGACCGCGGTCCCGAGATCGAGCGCGGACCCGGCGAGGTACTTGGTGCCGGCGATGCGCACCGCCCCGTCCGCGGCGACCTCGACCGGGCCGCTGAGAAACTGATACGTGCCCGGCGGACGGCCGGCGAGCCATACCGCATCGCTGACGAGCAGGCAACGGTGGATCCCCTTCGCCCTCAAGAACACCTTCACGACGGACGGCGGGAGGTGATGGCCGTCCACGATCAGGCTGGCCGAGAGCGCGTCGGCCGCCAGCTGCTCCCAGATGTAATTGGGATGCCGGGGCAGCACCGCGTGCGCCCCGTTGCCGAGATGCGTCGACAGGCGCGCCCCCGCGTCCACCGCCGCCCGGATATCCGGTGCGGCGGCATTGGTATGGCCGATTGCCGGAACGACGCCCGCGCGCGACAGACGCTCGATGAGGTCGATTGCGCCCGGCAGCTCCGGCGCCAGCGTGAATAGCCGGATCCGTCCGCCGGCCGCGTCCTGGAACGCCTGCACCTCAGACCAATCCGGGAGGCGGACGAAATCCTTGGGGTGCGCGCCCCGCGGCCCGTCCTCCGGCGAGATGTACGGACCTTCGACGTGGATCCCGACCACCGCGCGGTCGACCAACTCTATCTCGTCGCACGCGCGGGCGACGGCGCGCAGGGCCGCGGTCATCCGGCGGTGCCCCGCGGTGCAGATCGTGGGACAAAACCGCGTCACCCCGCGCGTCCACAACGCCCGCACGACCTCGGCGACCGTTTCGGGCCCGACGTTCGCGCCGTTGAGGTCGAAGCCGGCGTAGCCGTTTACTTGTACGTCCACGAAGCCGGGAAGCACCCACAGGTCGCCCGGCGCGGTTTCGCCGGGCCGCGGAGGCCGCACGCTCTCGATCGACGTCCCGGCGAGCGTCACCGTGACCGGCTCGCCGCCGACGTTCCTGCCCGTGACGCTTGACGTCATGATTGCTACAGCCACCGGATACGCGCCGCGTAGCGCTCGATCAGCCGACGGTTCGCGTCGTCGCCGCCGGGGATATTACCGCTGGTCCAGACGGGCGGCATCACGCCCGCCGCGAGGAGGGCGGCGGCAATTTCGGCGACGAGCGCTTGGATCACGAACGAGTTGAGGATGGTGGACACCGGCGCCACCCACGGCGTGAGACCGGCGAACTCCAACACCGCGTCACGCTCCGGCATCTTGGTATCGAGGACATAGTCGACCACTTCGAAGAGGCTCTTGCCGCCGGGGTGCCGGGCCGGGTGGTCCCGCGGCACCTTCTTCGAGAAGTCCGGCGAGGTGATCCCGACCGTCGTGACCCGCCGCTCCCGCGCCCACAGCGCCGCGTCGATCGTGCAGGCGTTGATCCCATAGGCGTTGGCGACGATCAGTACGTCGTCGGGGGTGATTGGGTACGTGCCCAGCACCGCCCGGGCGTACCGCGGCGTGCGCTCGATCGCGCTCGACCGCCGGCCGCCAAACACGAGGCATACGCCGGGATCGAAGACCGGGTAGACCGCCGCCAGGCCGCCGGCTCGCCAGCTCATCTCCTCCGCCGCGATCGTGGAGTGGCCCCCGGTCCCGAAGACGTACAGCAGGTGGTCCTTCGCGATGACGTCCGCGAGGACGCCCGCCACGCGCCTGATCTCGGGCCCGGTTTCCTCCACCACGGTCTGGAGCAGTCCGCCGACCGTGCGGTGGAACTGCTCGATCGGCGCCGCCACCGTCCGGGTCACCATGTGCGCCACGCTCCTTTCCGCTCGCGCGGGTTACTTGATGGCGCCGGCCGTGAGGCCTTTGATGAACCAGCGCCCGGCGATCGCAAACAGAATGACGGGTGGAATCGCGATGATGACGGAGCTCGCCATGAGCACGCCCCAGTCGATGCTGTAGTCCTGCAGGAACTGCGCCATACCGAGCGGCAGCGTCTTGTGCGGTCCGCTGATGATGAACGCCAGCGCGAAAAAGTATTCCGTCCAGGACATCAGAAACGCGTACAGGCCGAGCGCCGTGAGCCCCGTCGCCGTGAGCGGCAGGAAGATCCGGACGAGCACCTGGAACCGGCCCGCGCCATCGACCATCGCCGCGTCTTCCAGTTCGAGCGGGACCTCCGTGAAGAACGCGCGGAGCATCCAGATGCTGAACGGCGCGATCGTCGTCACGTAGACGATCACGAGCGCCGCCAGCGTGTCGATGATCCGCAGGCGCGTGAAGGCCACGTACAGCGGGATCAACAGCAGCACCCGCGGGAAGATATAGCTCGACATGAAGGCCTCGAACAGCAGTTCCCGACCCCGGTAGCGGCAGCGGTAGAGGCTGTACGCGGCAAGGCTCGAGAGCGCGAGCGTGATCCCCGTCACGGCCAGCGCCACGACGAGGCTGTTGCGGAAGTACGTGCCGAAGGGAATCTGCGTGAATAGGTCCGTGTAGTGCTGCAGCGTGAAGGTGTGCGGCCAGAAGGTCGGCACCGGACTGATCAGCTCCGGCAGCGTCTTCACCGAGTTGATCACGACCCAGTACGCGGGCAGCACGACGACGGCCAGGACCGCGGCGACGGAGAGATAGCGGCCGGTGATCTTGAGCGCGGCGGTCACGACTCCGCCTCCCCGACGTCGCGCATGAAGCGGCGCATGTACCCCAGGCCGTAGAGCAGCAGGCCGGCAAACAGCACGATGGAAATCGCCGCCGCGGCGCTGATCCGGAATTCCTGGAAGCCCTTGTAGTAGATCAGGATCGCGAAGGTATTGGTCGCGTTCGCCGGGCCGCCGCGCGTCAGCAGCCAGATGACGTCGAAGATGTTCGCCGCCCACAACGACGCGATGAATACCGTGACGGCGAGCACCGCGCCGATCGAGGGCAGCTCGACGTACCAGAGCCGGCGCCAGTAGTTGGCCCCGTCCACCTCGGCCGCCTCGGTGACTTCTTTCGGGATCGCCTGCAGCGCGGCAAGCATCATGAGTGCGAACAGCGGGAACCAGTGCCAGGCGTTGACGAGGGTGGCGGTCAGGAACGCGAGCCCCGGCTTGCCGAGGAACGACACGGGACCGTGGACCAGGCCGCCCTTCGCGAGCAGATAGTTGGCCACGCCGAGCGTCGGGTCGAGCATCCACTTGGCCATCGTGGCAAGCACGATCGAGGGCATCAGCCACGGGAGAATAATCCAGCTGCGCACGACGTCGTGGCCCCAGAACTCCTGATTCAGCACGAGCGCCGCGATGAGTCCGCCGGCCACCTGGAGGACTGTGTTGAGCGCGGTCCACAGCACGGTGACCCGCGCCGCGTGCCAGAACTCCCCGGACACGAAGACCCGGACGTAGTTGGACAGGCCGACGAACCGGCCGGCCGTCCCGACGTATCCGATGTTCAGCACGCTGAGCCGCATCGCGTCGACGAACGGGTAGACGACCGTCAAGAGCGTCCACAACACGAGCGGCAGGACGAGCAGGTAGCCGAAGTACGGGTCTTTCTGGAGCGTCTTGGCGGCGAAAGCGAACGGCCCCCCCACGCGCGCGAGCGCCCTCCCGGGGAATGATCCACCCCGGGAGGGCGCGACGCTGCCCGGATGCGCCAGCGGGCTAGGTGAGGGTCTCACGGATCTTCTGCTGTCCTGCCTTCACCGCCGCGGCGGGCGACAGTCCCTGATGGATCATCTGCTGCGCCGTCCAGGCCAGCAGGTTCTGGCCCGTGATGCGGCCGATGTCCTTGCTGAACGGCGTCCTGGTAAAACCGAGCTGCCGTCCGTACTTCTCCTCCCGGATCTCCACGCTGAACGCGGCGAAGTGCCGGTTGAGCGTCGGGTTGTCGCGCAGGCCCTTCGCCCTCGCGGCTTCCTGCGTCACCGGCAGGAACAACCCCGGCCCCACGCCGAGCAGGGTCGCCATGTTCTCCGGCTTGTACAGGTGGTCGAGGAACGCGTCGAACCCAAGGCGGCCCTGCCGCGTCGCGTTGAGGAGCAGGATACCGTTGTCCCATGTCGCCGTGGCGTGCTGACCGCCCGTGTCGGGAGTGGGCACCGGGCCCGCGCCGAGCAGCTCGGGCGGCTGCTTCGTGCGCAGGTCCCACTGCTCGATGTACTGGCCCTTCTCGATCACCATCGCGACTTCGCCCGCGATCAGCGCGTTGAGCGGCTGGTCCCACTGCCAGGTCTCGGAACCGGGCGGCGACATTCTGAACAGTTTCAGATACATCTCGTACGCGCGCACGGTGTTGGGGTTGTCGAAGACCACGTTGCCGTTGGTGTCGAACAGGTCCTCGGCCTTCGCCGTGCACATGAGCGGGTACACCTGCTGCACCGTGGCGAGGTGCCAGTCACCGGCGACCCCGACCGGGAACTTGACGACGCCCTTCGAAACCAGGGTCTGCGCCGTGCTGAGCAGCGCCGACCAGGTCTTCGGCGGCTGCGCCGGATCGAGCCCCGCCTTCTTAAACAAGTCGGTCCGGAACCACAACACCTCCGCCATGTTGTAGAGCGGCACCGACCAGTACTTGCCGTCCCACGTGAACGGACGCAGCGTCGCGGGATCGATGCGGTACACGCCGCCGAGCGAGGCGACCTCGGCGCTGACGTCCTGGATCTTCCCGCCTGCCGCCTGAACGGTCATCGTGAGGTCGGGCACGGTGAACATCATGTCGGGGGGACGCCCGGCCTGGATGGCCGCGGAAATTTTCATGTACACGTTGCTGTAGTCTTGATTTTCCGGGGTGATCGCGATAAGGTTCTGGCCGCGGTTGAACGCCGCGCACAACTCCTGAATCGCTTTGATGCGGGTAGGCCGCGCCTCGCTGTGCCAGAGGATCATCGGCATCGGCGCAGTCGCGGCGTCCGCCGCGCGGCCGGCCGCCAGCGCAAACGGCATCGCCAGACCGGCCTTCAGGAAGGTCCTCCGTTTCATCATTGCGTTCCCTCCTCCCGGGAGATGAGCGTCGAGTGGCGAACGGACGGCACAATCCACCACCCACTGTAGGAGAAGGCCCGGTCCGCAGTTATCCGACCTGAATCCTATTGCGGTTCGATCCGTGAACCGATTCCGGGAGACCGGCGCGAGAGACACCCGGACCCGGTCGCCCATCGGGTCGTGACCCGATTCTCGTCGGTCGGGCGCCGGATGTACGGCACGGCGGGCGGGTGTACGTTGAAGAAGGCGGGGCGGTCTGGGGGGTGCGACCCCGTCATCAAGGTTGTGGTAAGGGAGGTTGGCCATGAGCATGCTGAGGTGGGATCCGTTCTTCTTTGAGGATGTGGGCGGCCTTCGCCGGACGATGGATCGGATGTTTGATGAGCTTTTGCTCAGGAATCCGCTGCGGACGGGCACGCCGGCGATTCCGAAAGTGTGGGAGCCGCCGATCGAGATGTTCGAGACCAACACCGAGGTGGTCGTACGGGCCGAGCTGCCCAACATCGACCCCAAGAAGGTGGACATCACCGTTCTCGAGGACACGATCACGTTGAAGGGCGAGACGAAGCACGAGGAAGAGATCAAAGAGCGCCACTACTTCTATCGTGAGCTGGTGCATGGGGCGTTCACCCGGACGCTCAAGCTGCCCGCGCCCGTGAAGGGCCCGGAGGCCAAAGCGGTCTACAAGGACGGCGTGCTGGAGGTCAAGATTCCGAAGGCGGAGATCGTGAAGCCGATACCGGTGAAGGTGCAGATGGCGGCCTAGGCAACCGAGGTTGCGCGTCTGCAGCAGCGGCGGCCGGCTCAGCCGGTCGCCGCAGCCATTTCCGGCGTGGTCCGAACCGACGCGGGCTAGGCCGTGCCCCTCCGATGCATGGCGTGGAGGCGCCGCATCACCCCGCTGCCGCCTTCGCCGAAATAGCGCGCCAGCTCCACGTAGTCGGCGTACAGGTCCTCGTAGACGCGCCGGGCCGCCGTGTTGGGACGATACATCACGCGCTCGGCGCTGCCCATCCGGC of bacterium contains these proteins:
- a CDS encoding methyltransferase domain-containing protein, translating into MLERFIPAGVRTVDLRKTLAGGEGPYDAGRWAEATGDPRRASMLLRDSPHVRFLEQYRATGEALFERHLLEQTLYFKNAVQSVRLCGSYFGHRTSEGIADQARSFVRLYERTARGDATEVEFTYRRRHSAPASLPVVRETLTPNTFLVSDGHHRLAVAWALGRREVVATAAPPRTPTPLQSLVLACAQTRGRRELYQPIPTVEFDGAWSVVRRCNDRLAMMLEFLSAAGRPLGGLSVLDAACSYGWFVHAFARRGAAAAGVDSDLSALKVGRIAYGLRPEQTVHNDLQTFLSSCGRRWDVVLLLSVLHHFVLHPRRGRAEDLLHAVDRVAGTCLFIDTGQAHERWWRGALARWDDDFVIDFIRRHTSFTRIVPLGTDTDHAGPYRQNYGRTLFACLRT
- the deoC gene encoding deoxyribose-phosphate aldolase: MIPVTRAALAAMIDQTLLAADASPAEIEAFVATAVAYGFGHVCVLPAALPAARRVTAGTKTGVVAVVSFPLGADLSDVKRASARAALDRGADEIDMVVNLAAARMADGDAVAREVAAVREGMPPGAILKVIIEMPLLTRYRAVVIARAAESGGAQIIKTSTGFKALGIRPTSADDVRLLRSVLKPETGIKAAGGVSSWTQAAAMLEAGATRIGASAGVAIIDEFTAAGAAA
- a CDS encoding amidohydrolase family protein, which encodes MTSSVTGRNVGGEPVTVTLAGTSIESVRPPRPGETAPGDLWVLPGFVDVQVNGYAGFDLNGANVGPETVAEVVRALWTRGVTRFCPTICTAGHRRMTAALRAVARACDEIELVDRAVVGIHVEGPYISPEDGPRGAHPKDFVRLPDWSEVQAFQDAAGGRIRLFTLAPELPGAIDLIERLSRAGVVPAIGHTNAAAPDIRAAVDAGARLSTHLGNGAHAVLPRHPNYIWEQLAADALSASLIVDGHHLPPSVVKVFLRAKGIHRCLLVSDAVWLAGRPPGTYQFLSGPVEVAADGAVRIAGTKYLAGSALDLGTAVANVMKFTGVGLADASAMASRQPAALLGRTDVGSLGPGCAADIVLARWPSHDGGFEVVRTIAAGEVVYEP
- a CDS encoding sugar isomerase domain-containing protein, whose protein sequence is MVTRTVAAPIEQFHRTVGGLLQTVVEETGPEIRRVAGVLADVIAKDHLLYVFGTGGHSTIAAEEMSWRAGGLAAVYPVFDPGVCLVFGGRRSSAIERTPRYARAVLGTYPITPDDVLIVANAYGINACTIDAALWARERRVTTVGITSPDFSKKVPRDHPARHPGGKSLFEVVDYVLDTKMPERDAVLEFAGLTPWVAPVSTILNSFVIQALVAEIAAALLAAGVMPPVWTSGNIPGGDDANRRLIERYAARIRWL
- a CDS encoding carbohydrate ABC transporter permease — its product is MTAALKITGRYLSVAAVLAVVVLPAYWVVINSVKTLPELISPVPTFWPHTFTLQHYTDLFTQIPFGTYFRNSLVVALAVTGITLALSSLAAYSLYRCRYRGRELLFEAFMSSYIFPRVLLLIPLYVAFTRLRIIDTLAALVIVYVTTIAPFSIWMLRAFFTEVPLELEDAAMVDGAGRFQVLVRIFLPLTATGLTALGLYAFLMSWTEYFFALAFIISGPHKTLPLGMAQFLQDYSIDWGVLMASSVIIAIPPVILFAIAGRWFIKGLTAGAIK
- a CDS encoding sugar ABC transporter permease codes for the protein MGGPFAFAAKTLQKDPYFGYLLVLPLVLWTLLTVVYPFVDAMRLSVLNIGYVGTAGRFVGLSNYVRVFVSGEFWHAARVTVLWTALNTVLQVAGGLIAALVLNQEFWGHDVVRSWIILPWLMPSIVLATMAKWMLDPTLGVANYLLAKGGLVHGPVSFLGKPGLAFLTATLVNAWHWFPLFALMMLAALQAIPKEVTEAAEVDGANYWRRLWYVELPSIGAVLAVTVFIASLWAANIFDVIWLLTRGGPANATNTFAILIYYKGFQEFRISAAAAISIVLFAGLLLYGLGYMRRFMRDVGEAES
- a CDS encoding extracellular solute-binding protein, with the protein product MMKRRTFLKAGLAMPFALAAGRAADAATAPMPMILWHSEARPTRIKAIQELCAAFNRGQNLIAITPENQDYSNVYMKISAAIQAGRPPDMMFTVPDLTMTVQAAGGKIQDVSAEVASLGGVYRIDPATLRPFTWDGKYWSVPLYNMAEVLWFRTDLFKKAGLDPAQPPKTWSALLSTAQTLVSKGVVKFPVGVAGDWHLATVQQVYPLMCTAKAEDLFDTNGNVVFDNPNTVRAYEMYLKLFRMSPPGSETWQWDQPLNALIAGEVAMVIEKGQYIEQWDLRTKQPPELLGAGPVPTPDTGGQHATATWDNGILLLNATRQGRLGFDAFLDHLYKPENMATLLGVGPGLFLPVTQEAARAKGLRDNPTLNRHFAAFSVEIREEKYGRQLGFTRTPFSKDIGRITGQNLLAWTAQQMIHQGLSPAAAVKAGQQKIRETLT
- a CDS encoding Hsp20/alpha crystallin family protein, which encodes MSMLRWDPFFFEDVGGLRRTMDRMFDELLLRNPLRTGTPAIPKVWEPPIEMFETNTEVVVRAELPNIDPKKVDITVLEDTITLKGETKHEEEIKERHYFYRELVHGAFTRTLKLPAPVKGPEAKAVYKDGVLEVKIPKAEIVKPIPVKVQMAA